Within the Erigeron canadensis isolate Cc75 chromosome 6, C_canadensis_v1, whole genome shotgun sequence genome, the region tatatatttttaccttACCCATTTgatctattataaataaaacataaacaaacttgACCCATTCTGCCATTCATGAGTCAATGTTTGGAATCACCACCTCTAGTGTACGTGTGTGTGAGAGATAGACAGAGAAAAGAATAACCTCACAACTCCCAAATTCGGATAATTCAGTATTAAATGAAGGCCTAGAAAACTGTGGTATCCGAGATAGTCTCTGAGACAACAAAAGAAACCTATCCCTGTATAGCCAACCTTTCGCAGCAGCATCACCATGAATTGGAAGTCTCCCTGTATGTCtgcataaacataaaaaatagataacaCTTGTTTCGATATAAATTTGAGCTCAAAATGAACAATCATCATTCCGAACAATATTCAGGGAAATATATATGAGCCATTTCTATATTCTGTCAATAAAACCACAAAAGATACTATTATTATAGTCGAATAAAGCACAGACTATGtatgaaaaaatatatcttcAAGCAAAAGACGTACTCGCAAAACATCTTTCGGATGGGATCATAACGGAACTTTGGAATGACAAAGGCATCAATTATACTGAAAGATGAAGAATTCATAGCTGAATTCTCTGTATCATCTTCAAGTATAGCTTCAAGTAACCGGCTTCCAACACGTTGTACAAGATCCTTATCCACAATCGACGACTTCACTGCCTCGtcatcaaatcaaataataaattCATTACGACTACGTCTTTCTTTCTACATTTTCTGAAAgatgaaaatgttttttttttacttaataaacttaataactAAAGACTTAAttattcagtcaaatttcatgtttcttttttaacttaataaacaaaaataaccatcACTTACCTAAATTctacttaatacatacagacgttatttatgaatttaatcacTAATACATTAAGTCCCTTAATGACtaaaaactatacatacattTCTCTATATCTAACATCAGCTGCTAtaataaataatcataatattaGAGTCTTAGAGGGTCggaattcaaaattttcatttcaaCCCTTTTATCACAAATtcataaaaaccctaatttgacccccaaaaaagcataaaaaagaacaaatatataaataaataaagtagatGACatgagatatatatagatatagatatatacatacaagatTGCTGGATATGATCGAGAAGGATATCGAGGTGTTCGTCAGTATCAGTTGGAACGTTATCCAAGAAAGATAGGATCTCGGTTAGGGCTTCTACTTTTAGTGTAAATCCTCTTAATTTGCATTTCTTCATTACTTTGTTTCtcatactcatttttttttatttttctctttcaatTAATGATTTTGTTGCTCAGGATCAATGAAAtcaaagtgatgatgatgatgatgataaaataATTATTGGATTTTGCGGCTTTTGCGGTATAAAATGGCGGGAAAAGAGCTCATTTCTTCCCACCAATTCTTTTTGCCATGTTTtatattcatttctttttctcaacttttataataatgataataaaaatataaattatattccCTCCCGTAAATTATATAATggtcaaaataaatataaaaaaaaaaaacataaaaactttaaaacattTACAATGGTAGCTGATAGCCTGATTCAAACACACATTTTCCATTTACCACTATTTGTTATTTGACGAGATTCCatgaaaatgttttataaattgTCATACAGGATAGACCTCTAAGAGAAATCTGATGAGTAATGGGAAATGTTAAAAAGTTGTGTAAAATTTTCACTTAATATCGTCTTTCAGGAGTTTTGGATTTCAATATCTCGGTGTATGGGGATGGTTGATAAGTAAACAGTCTTATTTATACCTATGTTAAAAGGCTGCTTTCAGGTTATATCTCTATCTCTGGATACGAGAGATAATGTCCGTACgttacggcggtgagatagtagggtgataggtcaagtcatagagtatgatagtcaaatgctttaGTCGTATGGGCTCCgcactcggatttaaaaattcgtcgaaagtatatcgaataacatctctaatgaaaaagtatgaaattttaagaacacccatataatttttataatttatcgatatacggtttttgagataaaaaattttgaatgaattagaagaataaaaatgatttatagatgagATTGTTTCTTATAAGTATTCTTAGAAAGTTTTTAATATGGTAAATTCATATTTCatcctaaaattttttttaattaattatgatgtcatatataaaaaaaatagaaataattcgttatatgtttaataaaaatattaattatttatttaaagagttaaaattcttatataatattacaaataaaggttttttttatttagttaatttattaactatataattattgtgttagttgaattattagatttatattaagttataatgttttaacaaCAAGCattacataaattttttaagatattttataattttaaaattttaattaacatgtatgggttgaacccgggttgattaactagtctGAATGATAAAAAAGTATTTCCAACCTTTATACGAGGTGAGAATTGAGCCCGTGATATTAACCATTTAATCCAACCATGTTACTTTAAactttagggggtgtttggttcgcaACTACATCAACAACTTTGATTTCTGACGTGAACGGCCGCTCAGGTTCAAGTTAAGCCTGAACAGCTTAGCCAGCTTCCACCCAGACAAAAAAAGTGGCTGACTTCGGCTGCAAAGACTTTCTCCTAATTTAAGGAATGGTAATGGAAAAGGCAAAGGTAATACTAAGGAATGCAATGGATACTCCATTTCTTTTGATGATGCTTGGTTAAATTGGAGTATTCAACAAAAATGTATTATGTGTATATCAATTTATTAGATAagtgtaataatatatattgtaattgtttatttaaatatttttctaattataattatatattgtttttttagttatatattgtgtaaatataattataactatagaggtgagatattttgagaccacctcttattttaggaccaactaggaccattgatttttgtacaccatcatcatctactacgatatacaagacttttttgtaaaaacactatgactttccagcgacgggcccactaaaaaatcatgtgtaagtgaatacgaaaatcaatggtccttttttggactttttttagttggtctcaaattatctttcccttataattatatatatatatataattatatatatatatatatatataattatattacataatgtgtaaattataattaaaatcaatgaaatTTTGTACAGTGAAAGTGAAGATTCCTTCTACTAACGATTAAGCATATGATTATAAGATACTAATGTGTTCATTGGATTTATAATACATTAATCTTATTATGATATATGAATTTAGGAAAacctttaataattaatatatatataaaatatagtatATTATTTGGCTTAGAATTGATATTGTATATACGGTTATAACTATTGCATTTAGAAAGCGAGAATCATGGAATATGTCGTAGTGGGGTGAGATTACGGATAAGCACGTATAACTCGGTAATGATAGTCATTATACCCAATTTATTAGGTAATGGGGTATTAACCAAAACCAAGTAATGATTAACTTCATTATATGATAACAAGCACCATCTATCATTATCTTTCCCATTCCTTACCAAGAATAACCCTCAACCAAGCATGCCCTCAGTCTCAATAAGGTTCATATAAAATCCATTCATGGTTTCTTTTTTACGAAAATCTAATTCATAATGTACAAAATAAAATGGCAGAACAtgtaaaacattaaaaaggtaTAATAGTCATGGCTGatgatatttgtattttttattttaattaatttattaaaattatgcATTAGACACCTGTACAGTATGTTATAAAACTTGTAGAGTTAATAGTCGTATTCAAAAAAGTTGTTGTAGATAACGTTTGTTGAGACTATGAAGGCTAGATCAAATGACTGTAATTATTCTTGGTTTTATCCCAGGTTATAGGTTCGATTCTCTAGAATGACATGTCTTGGGGTTTTTTTCCTTTGAATCACCTGTAACAGCTTATGGTCTATATCTTACAGTCTAAAGTACGTGCAGCGCTTTACTATTATCCCCTGATGTCAAATACCGActgactgttaaaaaaaaataacttgtGAATATATGTTGAATATGATTTTGGAGTTCATAATGTAATTCGGGCAATTCGGTCGGAACAATCAAAATCTTCGCTAATTGGCCAGTGCAAAAGGTATAATCATCATATCCAAACTTAAATGCATCATTTCTATTGTTTGTTGTCATCTTTATATACGCATTACAAAAACTACATTAAAGTTATAAATTGACGgaacaaatttataaaaattattccGTCGAatataactttatatttcttcttaaaaagatcaaaataattatgaaaaataaccaTATTAGTTCTTAGGGAAACAAAGGATATAAACCTTAGGCAATTCTTAGGTAAACAAAGGAATGCTAGAGATGAGTTCTAAGGCGAATATATTCAAGACGAAAATTACTATGTAGACTcatttttgctttataaaggagtatagatttAGATAAAACATCTTACGTATCGTCACAAGTAGATGACAACATAATGATGCAAAGAAAAGTTGAGGGCTAGGCAGCCTGGAAGCTAGGGAAGTGCTTAAAACTTCCTGTTAACTGCATTCTGTCAAACCATCATATCTAAAACGAAACACGAGTAAACTAGCTAGCATACACTGCTAGTTTTCTTATCATTCACAAACCTCCTCCAATATTTGGTTATTCCTCGTTGCATCTCCCTTACCCTGTGTTCACTAACCTCGCCGTCATTTACAATACTCGTGTTATGAGTTTGCTGAGCAGCTTCCAGCTCTTTAACCACTCTGACGATATCAACAATAAGTCTATCTGCTAGGCTGTGGCTGAAATCTTCACGAATCACAACTCTTAGAACGGAGATATGTTGTGCATCTGGTGGCATGGTGTATGCAGGAATGATCCATCCAAATCGACGCAAGGACTCTGATATATCAAACACAGTGTATCTTGAACTGTCTTTAAGTGAAAATGCAAGTAAAGGGACCCCAATGTCCTTGGAGATTATATTGAAACGCCCCGTCTTTTCTAACCCTTCTCTAAGCACCCTTGTGTTTTCTCTACAGTTCTCCATGATTTGCTTGTAACCCTAATGAATCAAAGAATAAGCATGGAAAAAGTGGTAGTGGCATATGATGTGCATTGTGCAGTGGAGGGTAGCATTTATTTCACGCCTTTGTTCCATACATTTTGAGAAATTGCTGCTTTATGATTTGTAAGTCACGTAACATTTATCACAGAACAGTAACTTTTCTGGTTGCTCCATATCAAGTTCTTGTTACCAGTTATAAAGTCCAACTCTTGTGTTTGTGTGGACGTGTATTAGAATGAATCAAACATTCTTTGATATGCAACAATAAAGCCAATTAATCAGCACTTCTGCTAAATTACCAATAAAAAGGTCATCTGTGGAGTTTGGCTGGCTAAAAAAGAAACGGAAAATGGTTTAGGGTTGGGTAAGTGTATTTTTAGTGCTAAGCAAGACCTCCAAAGTTAGTTTATTCACACCGTAAgattttttataacaattaCTACCAGTCTTtcaaaaaattcacaaaaattgACCCAACATGATCCATTTCGGCATgtaaaaccattggttttgacccgttacccaacccacccattctACTAGTTCGAGTGTACGAATTACCTCAAAGCCAAGCCGTATGAACTGATAGTACTGCGCAATTATCTGGCTCGACCCTGCATCCATGATAATATAATTAGCAGAAGAAAGAGAAGTTAATACCCAAATGTGTTGATTATTGAGGAACGTATGTATATTGGAGGAAAAATTAATTTCACCTTTCGAGAAGTTGAGAGTAAAGGTAGGCTGATCAGATCCCAAATAGTTTATGTGAAACACAAGCTCAGCGGGCAAGTCCTCTTTATTCCTCCACACAACCCAACCAACTCCAGGATACACAAGCCCATACTTGTGACCGCTCACATTAATGCTCTTCACAAGTGGCAAACGGAAGTCCCATTCAAGATCCGGGTAAAGAAAAGGAGCAACAAACCCCCCACTTGCAGCATCGACGTGAATTGGGGTGTCCCATCCTGTTTTACTGTTTTTTTCCATTAAAAGCTCATTAAGTAGCTTAACATCTTCAAACTCTCCTGTCATTGTAGAACCAAGGATTGCAGCAACACAAATCGTGTTTTCATCAACCATTTCTACTGCTTTAGTGGGGTCCATCACATAGTATCCTTCTTTCAGTTTTACCTCTTTCAACTCAACCTCAAAGTACCTTGCAAACTTCTCCCAACAAACCTGTGAAACACATGTTGAGTTGGGACACCCACAAATCCTTTGAAGAAATTGATTGTAAcgaaaaaaaaatctacattttaagtttaattGTTTTAGTACTATTAGGGAAATTCTTTATAGTTTTATCTCTTTTGATGCTGATTAATGGTGGCAAACTGGCAATTTTGCAACATTAGATAACGAATGGGCGGATACTGCGATGCTGGTGCCTTTTATCATACCTTTACGGAAGGGTCAAATAGAAAAGATTAGCCAAAACTAGAACATGTCTAATGGGTCGAACGGGTCAGAGTCATCCACAGTGAGTTTTAATGCATAAACCTCTGAATTGATTCTATCTAGAAAGTATATATTGTTAGTGATATAACTTCTGGAATTAATTAACTCTATAAACTGAGTATAAAATGTTTTTGGTCAACAAGGACAGTTGTAAACTGTCTAGATGAATACCTGTTTAGCCAGGACCCATTTTCACCTGACTAACCTACCCATTTTATCACATTTGGTGCACATAATAAGCAATAACTATACCATG harbors:
- the LOC122605190 gene encoding glutamate decarboxylase 5-like gives rise to the protein MAISSTSVDYDQNLHSTFASRYVRASLPRFKMPDQPIPKDAAYQIINDELMLDGNPRLNLASFVTTWMEPECDKLIMASLNKNYVDMDEYPITTELQNRCVNMIAHLFHAPIGEDDTAVGVGTVGSSEAIMLAGLAFKRKWQAKRKSQGKPCNNPNIVTGSNVQVCWEKFARYFEVELKEVKLKEGYYVMDPTKAVEMVDENTICVAAILGSTMTGEFEDVKLLNELLMEKNSKTGWDTPIHVDAASGGFVAPFLYPDLEWDFRLPLVKSINVSGHKYGLVYPGVGWVVWRNKEDLPAELVFHINYLGSDQPTFTLNFSKGSSQIIAQYYQFIRLGFEGYKQIMENCRENTRVLREGLEKTGRFNIISKDIGVPLLAFSLKDSSRYTVFDISESLRRFGWIIPAYTMPPDAQHISVLRVVIREDFSHSLADRLIVDIVRVVKELEAAQQTHNTSIVNDGEVSEHRVREMQRGITKYWRRFVNDKKTSSVC